The segment TTttaggaattattttttttaatttttttctttatattaatatatttttaatatttttaaattattttgatacactgatgtcaaaattaattttttaaatataaaaatattactttaatttttttaaaaataaaaaacatgtaaaaaacatggttattatatttttaaatatttttttttaaaataaggtttttgttgttttttttttttaattatctgtAACAATATAGGCCAAGGTGGTAGGCATAGAGGCACTATAGAAGAGGTTTCCCACTTTCCCTAACGTCTAGAAGACTCCTGCAATTATAGGAGAGGGTGTGGACCAAGCAACCTACCTAGTCTAGGAAGCCATTTTAGAGTCTAAAAAAGCCTATTATATTTCCGGCCCCAccacagatatatatatatattaattatagagGCACTATGCAACGACGTAGCATAGCATTGTAGGTATCATGTCGATGGATATGAATGAatgtttacttttattttttggactTTGGGGGGCGCACTGCATCATTACTGTGATCTTCAAGTGCTTCCTTCACTGCTTTCCTCCTTTACTGGATGTCTATCGGAGATTCTTTGAATTTTGCTCCCGTTTTTTTCTGTGGTTGTGGACTCTTTTTCCAGATGAAAATCAttcttaagaaagaaagaaaaaaaaaaaaacatttgagctTCAATTCCAGGGGTGGCAATCATTAGGGGTGTTGATTATCAGTATTAGATTTAGAAACTATTTTAGATTCgttttcaaaattcattttattttaaaaaatattaatttaatattaatttaatatttttaatatattaatttaaaaaatataaaaaattatttcaatatatttacacaaaaaaatacttttaaaaagcataatgtattggatttaaatttattattcatattaGATTCCAAAATAAAAGAGTAAGTTTGTTTACATACCTGATTAAAAAGTGTTTGaaagtttaattataattacttttaatttagaaatatattaaaataatattttttattttttaaaaattatttttaatatcagcacaaaaaataaaaattttttaaatcttttcaaaaatatttttgaaattaaaaaacaaatatggcatgatatttttattttttaagaacaaaatttaaattcataaacaaaatatatcttCATCCACGCATAATGAAAccataaatgatatttaaatttcaaatccaagcataaaaatataaaaatacttcatGAATcattagataaaattaaaaaatatatattaaaaaataaaattacagttTCAACTCcatgagataaaaaataaaggttaaaAAATCGAGTGAAAATCAGCTCGGGtaataatatattgattaaACTTCTCACCCATTTCCGTACTCAGCTCCGACAAAATGAACTGGGTTTTATCTATCTCTGGGTTAAATTGGATTAGAATCCAATCCAACTAGATCAGATGATATCGGACAGCAAGCAATGGGGCGCGTGGCTTGGTTGCTATTGTATGGCCCAGATCATATGGAACCATGGACGACGGAGGAAGGAATCTCCTTCGGCGTTGACGTGACCTAGGTCAAATCCTTTTTGGATCTTCTCCTCTACTCCACTTTCTTTGATTGTACGTCGttgttttgaaagaaagaaaaaaccggGTTTTTTCTCTGTTCTGGCAGGCCAAACCCCAAATCAGAGGGTCACCGAGTTCATCCACCATGCTAGGCGGGTCGTATAACTAGGCCACAAACAATTCATTTCAGCTGATAAGTTTCAAGTTCGGATGCAACACAACCGATCAGGCTTTTTCTGAATTTAAATccaataatttagattttaaaaacataatttataatttacaaagttgcaaggaggaagaaaaggattctaaTCGCATGAAAAACATGCATGATTAGCCATTGCCAATCATTACATTACAGGAGTGTCTACTTTTGAAAGAGACAGCGCATGGTAACCATACGCGTATAATTCAagtcaaatttatatattatatctgCATGTGCAGAAGAGCCCTAGAAGCCAAATTACAAGCGGGGACTACAAACAAGAGGCACCATACATTTAATATCATGCTCGGTTTCTCTATCAAGTGCTCTTCATCAGTATACAATGCATGTTTGTGGCACTGTGGCTAGCTAGATCTTTTGTAATATTCAGATGAGTTGAAAGCTACCTCCTTCAAAAATGTAATCTGTTCCCAGTTTGATTGGTGAGCTAAACCTCCCTCATGAGAGCCAGAGCAGAGAAACTGAGGCCcaagttgaaagttgaaacacCAGCTTAGAAATTCGGTTGTCTAAGGTTCCGAGGGTGCTTGTCGTGTAATAAGCAATGTAGACCTTTGTTAAATTCCCTTCTCCTTGTGGACATGCAGAAACAAATCTAACAAACCAATGTTTTCCTAGCTCATATTTGCTTGCTGTGTGTGCTGGAATTTGAAGCTTTGCTGCCTTGCTGTCTGATATGAGGCTGTAGCCTCTAGGATGGTTCAGAGTTATTTCGAAGAAAAGTTCCAGAATGCGAGGGCTTGCTCCAACCTTCCTCCATTGAAATGAGGTTAAGGCGCATCATCAATTTCTCCCCAGCCTCGTCCTCCAGGCTGCTTAATTCATTGGATGCTTGCTTTTGTAAGGAAGAACCCTGCAATGCCAATTCAATTAGGTTATTATGTATGTTTTTTAAGAGATTAACATCCGATGGTATCCCACATAGAAATCATACCTTTCTGTCCTGATACAACTTGAGATAATGCAGGGATTGCTCATAAAGTCCACAGTGGTAAAGAAGAACACTGTAATCTCTTAATTCCTTGGGATCAAATTCCAGGAGTATTAGACGCTCACATGCTGCAACAAAAGCAACAAATTCCTCATGGATACAGGTATAAAATGATGTGAGACAACATTGCACAAATATGAATCAGAACCACCTAAAAAAACCTTCATCCTTActgaataaaatgattgataatTGAACAACTATTACGATACCATGCACCAGTTACCATGCACCAGAATCAACGAGAATCCAATGCAAGATCATAGTAAGGATTCACCTTCATCTTTACTGAATAAAATGATACCAAGGACCAGAATCAATCGGAATCCAATGCAAAATAATAACAAGGACTCACGTGAAAGCATGCCCAACAAGCAAAAAATGAGCACAAGCCAAACACCTCAAGTCCCAGTTCCCTTCTAGCTGGGACATCGAtggtaaaaaggaaaaagaatttACCAAAAATAACACCATCGTATACATGCGTACCAGATAATGCAAGCCTTAAGTCCCCCAAATGCAAACTGGTCAAAGTGCCACGGTCCAACCTACGGTGACTGGACTTTGCAGATTCAAGCTGAAAGCCACTACAATAAACAGAAATTTCAAATCATGGATACCTTTCTTAAGCATGCATACACTATAGGCAATACCTTTCTTCAACAACGTTTGATCTATCAGTACAAAGGACTGCATGCACAGCCCTCAAGAATAAACTCTTAGACTGATCATGTTGAAATGGCCAGAAAGCCTCCTTTACATTTTTCAAAATCTGCACAAATGGCATAATccaaagacaataaaaaatcaagctgGGAATgccatatatataaaatgaagcaGGAAGACTCATACATAACCTGATGAACTCAAGACATTCACCAAAATAAAAGGCGCAGAAACACATCACATGTCCTACCTCAAATTAACAGCATATGAAAGAAACTGCTGGAAACAAACCCATTCAAGATTAACAGTACGAAATTGTATTAGGCTCTGCAATGACAACGGTGGCTCAATTATATGCTCTCCCGTGACAACAGAAAATCACACAACTCACCTCCTCCAACAGAGTTTGCACTGTCAATATGTGTGGATGATCAGACTCTGCACTTTTCTGCTTATGATAGCCCCTTGGAAGACCATACCGGTCGTGTGGGAAGAAAATCTCACAATCAAAGTCCAAAAGGCTCCAAAATCGAAGCACTTTCAGGATTTCAGAGTATACAAGTGCAAGCATATAAGCGGAACCTGATTGATATGTCAAAACCTgctcaatatattaaaattaaaacaaagttcAAACCCTTTCCAGTAGATAACACTGTCTAGCAGCAAATCTGAAACTAAAAGCTAGAAGGCGAAATCCCGTACAGCATGAAGATACAAAGGATGTGGGTCCAATCTACTAATCACATTGCTCCTTCGGAAATCCTGATTAGAAGAACCACATCGCATAAATCCATAGTTCAATAGCACTAAAGGGCAggaaattaacttaaaaaatgaaaCCAACAAAATCTATTCCAAAAATTCTTTCTTTAAGTTACAAGCAGTGGGGTTTCTATGGCTTCCTTTGGACAGCAACAACTAGTCCTCCACTGCTTGTAGTTGGCCACGCCTAGTAACACCAGCTCTTGGATTGAAATCGGGCTCAATCAGACCACAAGGAAATAAAATAGTTCTACAACAAATTAGTTGTCTTTCCTTACCTTTTCGACATACAAGAATTTGTACAAACTATCCAAAAGGGCCTCTGGCGATGCCCTCAAAACCTTACCGCTTCTACAAAACTCCATGGTAAGATCAAACAGTCTTTCAATAAAAGGATCCACAGGGAGAGGAAGTGAAGACTGTGACATGAGAGCAAAATCCTCAGCTGATATATAAATAGCTGTTTTCGCCAAATCAACACGTCTGTTAATGCTAATGCTAACTTCCCTCTCAATACGTGATAACCCTTTAATTTGTGACATGAAATTTTGCCTCGCTTCCTACATAATCAACAGTTGATCATCTCAGAACTCTCActggattaaaaaacaaaaaaaatgggttCTTAAATTTGAACAAAGTTATATCGAGGATGAAATCAAAAGggattgatgatgatgatgatgatgattactCTGGCATGAGTGGTGTCGACTCCAGAAGAATCCAAGGCATCATGCAAAGCAAACTTGAAGTCAGGTGTTACTGGTGGAGGAAGTTCTGATCCTCCTCCGC is part of the Populus nigra chromosome 8, ddPopNigr1.1, whole genome shotgun sequence genome and harbors:
- the LOC133701545 gene encoding uncharacterized protein LOC133701545 isoform X4, with product MMPWILLESTPLMPEKRGKISCHKLKGYHVLRGKLALALTDVLIWRKQLFIYQLRILLSCHSLHFLSLWILLLKDCLILPWSFVEADFRRSNVISRLDPHPLYLHAVLTYQSGSAYMLALVYSEILKVLRFWSLLDFDCEIFFPHDRYGLPRGYHKQKSAESDHPHILTVQTLLEEILKNVKEAFWPFQHDQSKSLFLRAVHAVLCTDRSNVVEESGFQLESAKSSHRRLDRGTLTSLHLGDLRLALSGTHVYDGVIFACERLILLEFDPKELRDYSVLLYHCGLYEQSLHYLKLYQDRKGSSLQKQASNELSSLEDEAGEKLMMRLNLISMEEGWSKPSHSGTFLRNNSEPS
- the LOC133701545 gene encoding uncharacterized protein LOC133701545 isoform X1 — protein: MASAVAIVSSYPWLNSSPSPSKYSKYQSFHPPPCRVVCRGGGSELPPPVTPDFKFALHDALDSSGVDTTHAREARQNFMSQIKGLSRIEREVSISINRRVDLAKTAIYISAEDFALMSQSSLPLPVDPFIERLFDLTMEFCRSGKVLRASPEALLDSLYKFLYVEKDFRRSNVISRLDPHPLYLHAVLTYQSGSAYMLALVYSEILKVLRFWSLLDFDCEIFFPHDRYGLPRGYHKQKSAESDHPHILTVQTLLEEILKNVKEAFWPFQHDQSKSLFLRAVHAVLCTDRSNVVEESGFQLESAKSSHRRLDRGTLTSLHLGDLRLALSGTHVYDGVIFACERLILLEFDPKELRDYSVLLYHCGLYEQSLHYLKLYQDRKGSSLQKQASNELSSLEDEAGEKLMMRLNLISMEEGWSKPSHSGTFLRNNSEPS
- the LOC133701545 gene encoding uncharacterized protein LOC133701545 isoform X2 — its product is MASAVAIVSSYPWLNSSPSPSKYSKYQSFHPPPCRVVCRGGGSELPPPVTPDFKFALHDALDSSGVDTTHAREARQNFMSQIKGLSRIEREVSISINRRVDLAKTAIYISAEDFALMSQSSLPLPVDPFIERLFDLTMEFCRSGKVLRASPEALLDSLYKFLYVEKDFRRSNVISRLDPHPLYLHAVLTYQSGSAYMLALVYSEILKVLRFWSLLDFDCEIFFPHDRYGLPRGYHKQKSAESDHPHILTVQTLLEEILKNVKEAFWPFQHDQSKSLFLRAVHAVLCTDRSNVVEESGFQLESAKSSHRRLDRGTLTSLHLGDLRLALSACERLILLEFDPKELRDYSVLLYHCGLYEQSLHYLKLYQDRKGSSLQKQASNELSSLEDEAGEKLMMRLNLISMEEGWSKPSHSGTFLRNNSEPS
- the LOC133701545 gene encoding uncharacterized protein LOC133701545 isoform X3 → MSQIKGLSRIEREVSISINRRVDLAKTAIYISAEDFALMSQSSLPLPVDPFIERLFDLTMEFCRSGKVLRASPEALLDSLYKFLYVEKDFRRSNVISRLDPHPLYLHAVLTYQSGSAYMLALVYSEILKVLRFWSLLDFDCEIFFPHDRYGLPRGYHKQKSAESDHPHILTVQTLLEEILKNVKEAFWPFQHDQSKSLFLRAVHAVLCTDRSNVVEESGFQLESAKSSHRRLDRGTLTSLHLGDLRLALSGTHVYDGVIFACERLILLEFDPKELRDYSVLLYHCGLYEQSLHYLKLYQDRKGSSLQKQASNELSSLEDEAGEKLMMRLNLISMEEGWSKPSHSGTFLRNNSEPS